Within the Erigeron canadensis isolate Cc75 chromosome 6, C_canadensis_v1, whole genome shotgun sequence genome, the region TGGGTTTGGGTGATACGGGTTGGATTATTTGGTTTGTGGGTCGTCATTTGGGTTAACCCAAATAACCTAAAGCTTAATCGGTTTGGGTTGTGGATGAAAATGTTATagtttgggtcaacccaaataaTCCAAATAAGAtgcgtttatatatatatacactaatataacacattaaatttgtttaaagtatatattatttgaatattaaattttcatttataaacaaaataagaaacgtgcaaagttaaataataatggatgttaaaaaatacactaataaaaatgataaaaataaatataaaagagttatatattgtcaaatttgtttatttaatatcagtagtttctatattttatatagtttgtaatTTACTTGTTTTGTCTATGACTTTTATTctaataatattatcattttttcattcaagaattcaaaaaacGCATAATCAAAAGTGTTTCAACacatttgaaaataaagaacttAGTCTATATAAGTATCACTATTATtcaagtttttgaaattgaaattatattGTTGCAATATTGCGTAACTAATGCACGTAAATTCAATGAcattttatttgggttaaccAAAACCCGATCCAAAAAGCCCGGACCCaaacaacccaaacccaaataacccaaatatTATTTGGTTTGGGTTACGGGTTAACTTATAATTCTTtgaaacccgaataacccgaaCCAAATAACCCGAAACCCAATTAACCCGACCCATCAACACCCCTACTTTAAGCATAGTATGAGTTGTTAGATGACCTGTTTTTCTCCTTACTTTTACTAGCATTGTATCCGCGCGATGCGGTGACGGTTTGGTCGTGACAAcggttggtggtggtgacggcggttgtggtggtgacgaactattgttggtggtgggtgtaagtaattgatttaatttaattgatgtaaagatatagtggagatattttaaaagataagggattgatgatgtaattaattaatcaagggtaaagtggtaattttgcatctaacacttttatgagagagaaagtgataattattataagatagtaaaATACTTTTATGTAGATAAATACTTTTATTAGATAAGTCGTCGTTTAAACTTGGATCGAGTTATTACGAGTTGTAAATTTATGATTGTTGTAGTTTGAtactatggttatatattattaatattaaattatatttatggttacatattttgtatattatatatgtatttttgatcattttagTATGAATTTAGAGATAAATTGAAAGTTTATGATTGAAAAGTGTCGAATATGTAATATATTGGTAAAAATATTATgataatcaacttatattttgttataaatacgtcacatatatataattgtacaaTATTATGTAGTATAGAAAAATGTCATGACTCTTACAggtcgagtcacgagtcaaaaaaattttgttttcaagTTGAGTCAAAATTTACGAGTCGATAACTATTCctttaagttttcttttttctttactgCGAAGTATTTTATCCACATTATTACTCAAACTATACTACCCGTACAATCGGTAGTGGTATTGACTTGTGGTAGCGGTAACAACGAGTGACATCGGTGGCCATGACAACGGTGGGGTAACgatatggttattaatgtaaagtaattgatttaatagGGCTAGTTTAGTCATTAAAGATGTTATAGGTTTAATAGATtgacatatataaattagtGGATAAGAGAGAATTAGTTTAAGTATTTTCataatgaaagtttaaaaaaaaaataaaaaaaattgatatgtgaTTTGTTTATAAGGTAGTAAAGATATGAGAAAAGTAACTTTAGAAAATGTGATCATTTGTGTCTATaaactttaacttttaaaagattTGACAACATCTTATATTAATTTACAACTAGTTTATtgagttttgatcatttgaaaactaaatttttcgtgaaaactaaaAACCTGTCAAAACACGTTGTGTTCTGAaattaacacaatgtgtttttaatatgtttttttgaaaacacattgtgttaagttcatatcatagtgtgtttgaacaattttctgatttacaacactatcaaaaacacaccgtgatttaaaacttaacacaacgtattttagattacacaataaaaaacaCACTGTGTTTTATAAatacacaattaaaacacattgtgttaaattcagatcacagtgtgttttgacagttttttagttttcacagaaaatttagtttttaaatgaacaATTCATctaacttattaaattaaatttcttttaattggTTATCCATCTTGTTAGAACACACACAACGCCCGGTCCCTGTTTAGTCCttggttagttttttttttaaaaagtttttagtCCTTGGCTAGTAATCCATCGTAACAATATTAGGCCAACCGAGTCCTTGGCTCGTCCACCCCCCAAGGATGGTcgttcatatatttatttataatccataaatatttattataccACTTTCCTATTAATTTTATACCCCATAAAATACAATTTTCAACCGAGGACTACATTCAAGGTCCTGAAGgcaactagtttttttttttttttaatgtgttgtCGTTTAATTTTTAGTTCATAATGTGTCGTCATTTAGGTGAAGTCTGGCTGATCGGGTGTCTTCATTCAAGCGATGGTACAGAAGAAGAACGAAAGGAAGTGAGAGGCCGGGAGCAGGGAAAAGAGTCGCCACAAGCTCGAAGCGTGGTAGGCCTGCGCCGGAGGAGCATAGGGAGGAAAGGGAGCCCGGGCGGTGGAAGAGTCAGGGGAGGCTGGGTCATTTGACGGAAATGAAAGGCTTTGGACGATTTATAgcttttataagttttaagaatgtaattttttttaatgagtatttttatttttaagaatgtatttttattttaattaatgaagtgaaaaaaaaggggtaaatgTTCAGGAACCCTTTAGTTTCGtacataaatttttttctcTCAAGCTAGCGACCCTGCAACGCTGTCTgtgtttttgttaaaatgttagtattttatatttatatttaatataaatggtATGATGTGTCTTTGGCTAGTTTTGGCATTGAGGGTGTTATGGGGGGACATGTCCTTGGAGGGGAAAAAAAATTGATGTGGTATTGAGTGACACATGTCCTTGAAGGATATGTCTCTTGCACTGTGAAAGTAGTGACAGAACTTGAACTTTTTTGTTGGGGCGGCGGAAATCATTTGATATTTATGTGCTACGTTTAGCCTATTaaacattttcatatatatataaattattgatatgGTCGTCATTGTTTTTAGCTCTACAATTATACACATAAATAAATTACTGTAAAGTAAATTAGTTAAgtattcttttaaaattatatatatatatatactgtatatttAGTTGTATGTATTTAGTGGTTTAGTATATGAAAAATTATTAATGAACTagctaaaaagtcaaaaaagaaaGAGTATGAAAAAAACTAgtgatgaaataaataaaatggtataaaaaaaattttaggcaGGAGGATGTGAACCTCCGCCAAAGATAGATGaaaatatgtgctcacatgttATGACCAATTGAACTATcaacaacttttttttctcatattgttagtttgttacgtCTAGTATATATCTCGTTAATGGTTGTTCAATTTGGGAGGACCACTGCCCCTCCCTTTCAGTACTGACATTATAAAATTTGAACATGATTAGTTTAGCTAAACCATCTCAGTTTACAAAACTTAACTGAAAATAATTAGAGGATTATTAAGCGGTTGAGATTCACCAGGATACTAATCTGACTGGAGGATTAGTGGGTGTCAAATGGTACAAGAGATCAAGAAGTTcctatccattttttttttttttttgaaactttggAGATTTCGATGTTTGTTAATGTTGACTAAGGATAGTTAAAGCAGTAGTTAGGGGGTTGGCAACGGTAGCATTATAGACGAGTGGTCACTGCGGCACCACGACGGAACACCGCCGCCAACGCCTGACCACGCGTGGCGGGGTGAAAACGAGTGGTCACACCACGCGGTCCACCACTCCATTTTCGCTGGTTGGTTTGCGTGCAACGGCTAGTTAAcgaccaactttgtttttttttttttttggtttttaaaactttattacttatatatacatacaactcacaacacaaaacacacacactacaACTATAAAACAAACACACCACATTCACTTTCTCTTTTAAAAAACACACTACAACTCaaacatacacacactaaaaaaaatgcaaaaacatatTGGTTCCACCACAATCATCGATGAACCGTTCGAATGGTCCGACGATAGTAGTTTAGAGGTGTTTGCGAACGCCATTGAGTCCGAAGAAGCCGAAAGTTCCACGGCGCGGTCACGGGCGAAACGTAAAGTCgtgtttatatcttttaagtatttctagtatttttttgttttaaggtTTCCAAgaattatttatgtaatgtttatgtatttgaatatttttagtttaatgaaatttaatgtttaaataaaataaaaattgtaaaatgagtagtgaagtgagtggtcggatgccaatgaaatttggatgagtggtgagtgagtggtggaTGAGTGGTGGAGTTGAGGTGGCATGCTGTGATTGGTTAGAAATGAGTGGTGAGAAAAGGGATGGAAGGTGAGTTGTCAACCCTCTTAATGGCTGACTTGGCAAATTATAAGATTCTTAGATGTGCAGaggtggtaaaaaaaaaagttttgaagatctcatatattttgaaactttctacttattattataatttaaaatagcTACAGTGGTAGCTTTAGATTATTCTCAAAATCAATTAGCTTAATAAGCTTTGTATCAATTAGTCTTCTTTGGGGGACGGAGTCAAGGCGggttaactaattaaataaatgttagTACACCGCCACCTTTCTAAGGTGTATGATAGCATCTTTCAAAACATGTTAGAGATATCTATGGAGGTTTTATagatgatttttttgtttttggtaatTCTTTTGATACATGTTTATCCAACTTTGATAAGATGTTGAAAAGATGCGAGCGGACACAACTTGTACTCATTAAGTTCCGCACTTGTGTGAAAGCTCTTATGTttcttagaattttttttagtgtgactatattcaaataaataacatttattattgttatttcttTAAAATGTACTGAAGGttacattttaaaatttgatgtcAGGTTTAATTATAAGATACGAGTTaggaatttgaatttgaatttgtGTTGTAGATTATGAGACATgctttagttattatttaaaatattgtataGACTTCAATTATACTTGATCGAAGTATGGTTATGATTGATGTAGTGTGTTTGATTGTTGGCTACGTTATTTCAAGTTTTAGAGTTGAAGTGTCCTCTTTAGATTATGTCCATGTTTGATTGTTTTCCATTTATAGTTTGTCTCAATATATTCTGAATGATTACATTGTAgtgttatgattttttttaataaagaaaaaaatgaatgaaaaaatttataaaatgcattttaaagatttttaaaaagtgcAAATGGAATGAGACATCAGAATATAAAGGGCAGTGTAAGTTGTGtcaatatatttctttttaaaattgggttgatttattattattattatttttctttctttattaacaaaaactaatgaaTAGAGTCTTAATAAGTTTGATGATTTTATCAAACACGATAATAAAACATTATTGGGTAAACTTTTGACAtgtaaactatttttttttttttcctaaagtttcaaatctttcaaaagaaaaaaaaaagagtaagtGCTCAGTGCCACCTTTGCATAAGATGAAGATTGAACCCATAATTtctgtctccagagacaagAATGTTTACTGTTGATCCAACGTGCTACTTTTTCACTACTTTTTCAAATCTTTCAAACAAACATTCAAATCAGTGAATCACTACTTTTTCACTAAAAACACCCTCCAAACAGGCAAAACACACCCACCCCTTTTCATGGTTTCTCCTTAGTTAGGGTTCCAACTCCACCGGGAAAAAGAAAGCCCCATGTCGAAACGCCACCGACCCGACTCTCCCCGCCCATCAAAGAGTCACGACCGTCGGAGCATCCAAAACACAGACCCGGATCCGCCAAAAAGTAAACCCCCTCAGGTTTTTCCATCTTATCTTGACATTCCAAATTTACCTGATAAAATAAAACTACTATGTGAAATAATAGCAACCACCCCTTCAGTACAAGTAGATACAGTTTTAAGTAATGCAGGATTTAGGGTCACAACTAAAGATGTAGAAGAGGTTTTAAAGTTATCGTATTTGTACCCGGCTGCCGCGATTAAGTTCTTTCGGTGGGCCGGGTACCGGTTAATCGATAGACATAGTCCTTATGCTTGGAATTTAGTTGTTGATATTTTAGGAAAGAATTGTGACTTTGATGCAATGTGGAAAGCTATTGATTCTATGAAAAACCAAGGGTTGTTGTCTTTATCTACATTTGGTTCGGTTTACGGTAGTTATGTGGTGGCTGAAAAAGTCGATGAAGCTATTAGAGCGTTTGAGGGTCTGGGTCGGTTTGGTTTTAATCAGGATGTTTTTGCGATGAATTCTTTTTTGAGTGTTATTTGTCAGGATGGAAAGACGAAAGATGGGTATAAGTTTTTGGGTTTGTTTAAAGGGAAGATTAAGCCCGACGCTGATACTTACGCGATTTTGTTGGAGGGGTGGGAGAAGGAAGAAGATGTCGGGAATGTGAAAAGGACTTTTTATGATATGGTTGAGGAAATTGGGTGGGAACCGGGTAATTTTGTTGCGTATGATTCGGTTTTGAGCACCTTGCTTAAGGACAAGGGTGGAGGGATACACGAGGCTATGAAGTATTTTggaaagttgaaagaaaagaattgTTATCCGGGAATAAGGTTTTTTAAAAGTGCGTTGAATGAGTGTGCTGCAAATGGTCGTTTGAAAGATGCTATAGTGTTGTGGGATGCGATTAATGTGCAAAATGGTTTTAAGCTCGATGTTGAATTGTATAATGCGATGATTTTGTTGTATACGCATGTTGAGGATGTTGATCTCGCTAGAAAATTGTTGGATGAGATGGTTTTGAATGATGTGTATCCGGACTTCAATAGTTATAATATTCTATTTAAGTTTTTGTTGAAGAGTAGGAAATTGAAAGAAGCTCAACCGTTATTTGTTGAAATGACTAAGAATGAGTTTGTGCCCACTCATGAGTGTTGTTATCTGGCTGTTAGGGTGTTTATAGATGGTGGGGATCCTTATAACGCTATTAAAGTTTGGAAATGTATGATTGAGAATTACAATTCTGACTTGGAGGAAACAGGGAATCTTTTGGTTACTGGCTTACATGATCTTAAACGTCTTTCTGAAGCGGTGAAGTATGCTGAAGATATGATAGATCGAGGAATTAAGCTGACTTCTACTTCGTTAGCGAAGCTGAGGCATGGTCTTGCAAAAGCTGGAAAAGGATCTGTTTATGATGAACTTTTTAGTAAGTGGAAGCGTTATTAGGTTAGTTCCTCGTGTTTTTGTACTATATTGGCATCTTTACAAGTGGTTagatgacatttttcggatCAAGATGAAGTTTTAGCATATACTCTCCATCTATGgttgaatttttgttggatgctCTTTGGAATTAAAGTTTGGCCTTAGACTGTATGGAAGAAACCTTATTATGTCGGGTTGAATGCTGCAGCTTATTTGAAGTCCTGGTTTTTGCATCCTTTCGGATAATAGTTCTTTTTGATGGTTTTTCAAACCAACTACAAATGTAAATGGCTCGTTCACTAATAGTTACTAGATTGACCTATGTAGTTGTCCGTTTCTTTTATAACGGCAAGGCTTTTTATCTGGTTGCTCTTTATATTGCTCCCATTTTACGCCTCTATGGCTTGCTTTGCAACTTAATGTAATTTGAGTTGTTTGACTTTCTGGCTGCTCTTTCTATAGCCACTGTTTCTATTTTCAGAATATGGCTCATTAAGTTGATGTGGTCATAGTATACCTTAACAGCTTAAGGTACACTCGAATAGCACAAAATGCGCCTTTATAATCATAAATTGCTGTAACACCAAGAGAATAACACCAAGTCACCAACTCCAAGAGACTCAAACCTGTCTTTCACTCTGTGAAAGGTAAAGAGTTTCGTCAATCTAAGAGGTCATTGTATATCCAACTTTCCGGTTTTCTTTCGTGACCAGTCAAAGAGAATGAACCGTTGGCAACATCTGTAACTTTATATGTACACAGCTGACCGATGGATTATCGGTGTGAAAGCTTCAATGGTTTGTTTACAACAATTACTTTACATGTacaaataactttttatttcaTGAGAAAAGACTAGACACCATACAAACATAGCTGATTTACATTTTACATGTATGCCACAAAACAGTTTAGCTACTGGGCAAAGGGAATATGtaaaaataatcaagttttttAGAATGGGCATTTAAGCAGGTTGGTTTTCTTTTCAATACGCGTGTGAAGACTACGTATTATGAGTTTGCAGTAAATGTATTGTTTGATAAGTTAACAACGCTGCTTAATTGTCGCCGACAAGCTTATAAACTTGGTAGAACTATAAATTGGAAAGTTTGTTACAATACCATATAGATTTAGTGAAGGAGTCCCTAAGATGAAGAGTGTGTAGCTTCTGAAGCTTCAAATTTTGAGGGAATTGCCTGTCTTAATCTCAAAAGGAATATGTAAAACATAACATAGCcaaacattattattaattattaacgtTTGCCTACATACTGAGCCAACAAAAAGACAAACAGTTCCTGCCTAAGCAGGATGATAACATAGTCAACCATTATTTGGTATGttataaagtttcttacatAGTATATGGCTAATATTAGGGCTACTCTACTTTTACATATATCTAGTAAATAGATATACTAACATAAACTAACAAAAAGCTGGAATAGCTCAGTTGGTTAGAGCGTGTGGCTGTTAACCACAAGGTCGGAGGTTCAAGCCCTCCTTCTAgcgtgttatttttcttttttctttccctCATGTTTTAAATAGTTATGTACTTATTGGTAGATATGGGATATCAAACACAATGTAATCAAATGCTGAACTTTCAAAATCACAATGATGATAACATGTTTTCCTTCATAAACAAGTCCATGTTAGAGGTCACATATTCCCTATTGTATCCAAAAACATCAATGAAATATTCTACATCTTGTCGACTATTAACAAAATGTAATAAATCACATGGAGAAAATACACTAAAGTTTTCCATAAAAAACAACTTTTCTTTACGCCTAAAAGAAGATGGTCgcgatatatatataaccataaaCTCATAAGATCTTGGCGACGTCCTTCATTAATCCCCTATTAGCATTACAAAACTCTATATACTCTTCATACGAAATGTACCCATCTCCATCAGTATCGATTTCCTCCATCATACGTTGGACTTCTTCTGGTGACACAGAGCCGAGCATCTTCAAAGCTTCTCCAAGCTCCGATGATGATATCTTTCCATCTCCATTGATATCAAATTTCTTAAAGATTCTCTCAAGGTCCCCTTGATCCTCATCCGCCATTTTGGTTTACTGACTCTTTGTTAAAAACTACGTTTTTGTTTATGTGTTGGTATGGCCTTTTGGTATAAACATTAAGGTCGATTTGTGCTTATAAAATGGTTGTCTAGGACAAATGTTGTGGTTGTCCTACaaatttggaatgtaaacaAAGAATTCACCACTAGAATTCTCCGAAATGCAAGGGTTAAAAATGGTCCTTTACACTATTAGTAAAATGTTAAACTTTTGTGCGGTTGTTAATGTTCTCTTATAGTGCTTTGTGTGAATAATAAAGGGTATTTAAAGTTATTTCTGTTTTATATACATCTAGGTGTTTTAGGAAAGTAACAGCAAACTGGTACTAGCCAAATTTGGAACAAGTGACTCACAATATCTCATAAGTTGGAaatcatcaaaattgaaaaaattataacattATCCATTATTTTGCTTACAAGGTTATATATGAATGTTGTTTGGAGTTCCATAATGCAGGATTGTATATTGTTGTAAATTTGGGACTTGATCAGTTGTACCagacatttataaaaaaatcatattaagaTTAATTTGCTGGTAATTGTAATCAGAAGGCAATGAAGACGGTCTTTTCAAGTTATAGACAGAAAAATGATGGTACAAAGAGGAATTCATTCCCATAACTTTATTACCATCTACAAAGGTATTATTTAGACTACACTTGATGAGAATGAATCAGCCAAAATTATCTAGATCGTAAGTTAACAGTTACAACAACGGCAAGCTTAATTTGGTACATAACAATCATGTTTATTGGCTCACCATTCTGGAAAAATTGGAGGTGGTCTTGGAAGTGATTAATATACAGCCGGAATTATGCAACAGTGTTCAGCAGAGCATTCATGACAGCTTCTGTAGTCGGTAATGCTGGAATGGCTCCTCTTTCTGTCACAGTAATTGCTCCACAAGCATTTGCAAACCTAAGGGCTTCTCGCAGCCGCTTTTCAtcctataatatataaaattcaaagcAGATTGTTAAGGCAATGGATTGAACATCTTATTTCATTAACATATTCATTTTGTTGCAGATGGTATGACATTGATATTTTTGGCTAGGTCAaagtcgttttttttttccttttctaacagcaaaagctattattatttatataccaTCTAACAAGATGCTAGTCAAAGTAATACCTTCAATAACGAGACATCTGCCGCAAGTTTTGATAATACCCCAGCCACAAAAGCATCTCCGGCACCTGTCGTGTCCACGGGATCAACCTTGATACCATTCACTCTTCCACTAAACTCCTATAGAATTAGCCAAAATGACAAGGTTAAAATGAAATACATGCTTGAAGAAACAATTGGTAACTACTGTCGGCTGTATTAAACTATAGAGCTGATTttaagattccagacataacaTAGCTTATAAACCGCTATATACACACCTTTGTGTAGTATCTGCAACCATCTGGTCCTTCTGTAACAAGTAGCAATTTAAGATTTGAATGGTATAATTTACGGACAACATTCTCATCATACGGATCTTCGCCATTTGTCAAAAATTCAATCTCGTCTTCACTTATCTGATTAACAAACACAACGAAAACCATTATACTTGTTGCTTGAAAGCTTCTAAGAAGAGAGTTCAAGAAAAGATCTATATGCAAAATACCTTGATAATGTCCGCTGTATCCCATATGCTCAAGATTCCTTCTCGGGCACTCTCTGCAGACGGCCACAAAGGAAGTCTCAAATTGGGGTCATAAGACAAAAGAACACCGGCATCCTTTGCAACCTTTGTGGCAGCAATATGAGCTGACTTGCATGGTTCAGTAATCAAACTTATAGAACCATAATGAAAGATCTTTGCCTGCCAGaacaataataaaatttgaGTATATAAACCAAATTATCATCTTCTTTGTACTTTTTGATCATTAACTAACTTACATACCTTCCTAATTAAATCAAGATCAAGTTCAGATTCCTGTAAAAGCATATCAGCACTAGGATTTCGGTAAAACATGAATTCACGTTCCCCATTGTTTTTCAGAGTGACAAAAGCTAAAGCAGTACGAGCACCAGGATCAAACCTCATTCCTTCATTATTCACATTATTTTCCTTTAGAATATCAGCAAGCATGTAACCAAACTCATCTTCTCCAACCTGGGACCAAGTAAAGCGTACGATATCAGTCAAGTAGATAACACTCACGGCTACCCAATTTTGTTACAAACTATGCAGCTTCACTATAAGCTTCAAAAAGATG harbors:
- the LOC122605817 gene encoding pentatricopeptide repeat-containing protein At1g71060, mitochondrial-like; its protein translation is MSKRHRPDSPRPSKSHDRRSIQNTDPDPPKSKPPQVFPSYLDIPNLPDKIKLLCEIIATTPSVQVDTVLSNAGFRVTTKDVEEVLKLSYLYPAAAIKFFRWAGYRLIDRHSPYAWNLVVDILGKNCDFDAMWKAIDSMKNQGLLSLSTFGSVYGSYVVAEKVDEAIRAFEGLGRFGFNQDVFAMNSFLSVICQDGKTKDGYKFLGLFKGKIKPDADTYAILLEGWEKEEDVGNVKRTFYDMVEEIGWEPGNFVAYDSVLSTLLKDKGGGIHEAMKYFGKLKEKNCYPGIRFFKSALNECAANGRLKDAIVLWDAINVQNGFKLDVELYNAMILLYTHVEDVDLARKLLDEMVLNDVYPDFNSYNILFKFLLKSRKLKEAQPLFVEMTKNEFVPTHECCYLAVRVFIDGGDPYNAIKVWKCMIENYNSDLEETGNLLVTGLHDLKRLSEAVKYAEDMIDRGIKLTSTSLAKLRHGLAKAGKGSVYDELFSKWKRY
- the LOC122606158 gene encoding polcalcin Syr v 3-like, coding for MADEDQGDLERIFKKFDINGDGKISSSELGEALKMLGSVSPEEVQRMMEEIDTDGDGYISYEEYIEFCNANRGLMKDVAKIL
- the LOC122602888 gene encoding probable fructokinase-6, chloroplastic, whose amino-acid sequence is MALLSVQSSSALYFGGSIISSNFRPSCSCSTRFTDSRSSATSFKTSGLSFTPPPVHSSSRFSNSSRPGKVQASVQGSSEPDESSLVVCFGEMLIDFVPTINGLALAEAPAFKKAPGGAPANVAVGISRLGGSSAFIGKVGEDEFGYMLADILKENNVNNEGMRFDPGARTALAFVTLKNNGEREFMFYRNPSADMLLQESELDLDLIRKAKIFHYGSISLITEPCKSAHIAATKVAKDAGVLLSYDPNLRLPLWPSAESAREGILSIWDTADIIKISEDEIEFLTNGEDPYDENVVRKLYHSNLKLLLVTEGPDGCRYYTKEFSGRVNGIKVDPVDTTGAGDAFVAGVLSKLAADVSLLKDEKRLREALRFANACGAITVTERGAIPALPTTEAVMNALLNTVA